The proteins below come from a single uncultured Carboxylicivirga sp. genomic window:
- a CDS encoding phenylalanine--tRNA ligase beta subunit-related protein has translation MTISIEKTVSETLPELILGGFLISVEVEQSNEELLTLMGDELKALEPVLTPESIREMATVKANKKAYKALGKDPNRYRPSAESLLRRVANGKGLYNINNVVDILNLISVKTGYSICGYDYNTVEGAVRLGKGMEGEPYEGIGRGELNIENLPVFRDEKGAFGTPTSDSVRTMVTDDTKQFLMIIIGFDDQAKIEAALDEASSLYSKFAKGEEKDRFFIHNANQ, from the coding sequence ATGACCATAAGCATTGAAAAAACGGTGAGTGAAACGTTACCAGAGTTGATTCTGGGCGGTTTTTTAATTTCGGTTGAAGTGGAACAAAGCAATGAAGAGCTGCTTACTTTAATGGGTGATGAATTAAAAGCACTCGAACCTGTATTAACACCCGAATCAATCCGCGAAATGGCAACGGTGAAAGCCAATAAAAAAGCTTATAAAGCATTGGGAAAAGATCCCAACCGTTATCGTCCGTCAGCAGAATCACTATTGCGACGAGTGGCTAATGGTAAGGGATTGTATAATATTAATAATGTGGTTGATATTCTGAATTTGATATCAGTTAAAACCGGTTATTCCATTTGTGGGTATGATTACAATACCGTTGAAGGAGCTGTAAGATTGGGTAAAGGGATGGAAGGCGAACCATACGAGGGTATTGGTCGTGGTGAATTAAATATCGAAAACTTACCTGTTTTCAGAGATGAGAAGGGTGCTTTTGGTACACCCACCAGCGATTCGGTGCGTACCATGGTTACTGATGATACAAAGCAGTTTCTGATGATTATTATTGGTTTTGATGATCAGGCAAAAATAGAAGCAGCTTTAGATGAGGCATCATCTTTATACAGTAAGTTTGCCAAAGGAGAAGAGAAAGATCGATTTTTTATACATAATGCGAATCAATAG
- a CDS encoding HAD-IA family hydrolase, with protein sequence MIPETIKAVFFDMDGVLYDSMPNHEYTWHESMKTVGIDFPAEEAYMNEGRPGFSTIKYAFEKFLNRPATEQDIDEVYGVKTRLMKECPEAPILPGMQDLIAYLKANNINVFVVTGSKQPTLVDKLDAHFGVAKENIVSGRDVKQGKPHPEPYLIALEKSGLEKEQCMVVENAPLGVESAKAAGIYTIAVNTGKLKDQVLLDAGADQLFANTQLLSDELMK encoded by the coding sequence ATGATACCGGAAACAATCAAGGCTGTTTTTTTTGATATGGATGGAGTACTTTACGACTCAATGCCCAACCACGAATATACATGGCACGAAAGCATGAAAACGGTTGGTATTGATTTTCCTGCCGAAGAGGCTTATATGAATGAGGGACGTCCGGGATTTTCAACTATCAAATATGCTTTTGAGAAATTTCTGAATCGCCCTGCCACAGAGCAAGATATAGACGAGGTATACGGTGTTAAAACCCGCCTGATGAAAGAATGCCCCGAAGCTCCTATCCTACCTGGCATGCAGGATTTAATTGCATATTTGAAAGCTAATAATATAAACGTATTTGTGGTTACCGGATCAAAACAACCCACTTTGGTTGATAAGCTCGACGCGCATTTTGGCGTTGCTAAAGAGAATATTGTTTCGGGTCGTGATGTAAAACAAGGTAAACCTCATCCTGAACCATATTTGATTGCTTTAGAGAAATCGGGTTTAGAAAAAGAACAATGTATGGTGGTTGAAAATGCTCCGCTGGGAGTTGAATCAGCCAAAGCTGCCGGAATCTATACCATTGCTGTTAACACAGGTAAGTTAAAAGACCAGGTATTGTTGGATGCAGGTGCCGATCAGCTTTTTGCCAACACACAGCTTTTGTCTGATGAATTGATGAAATAA
- a CDS encoding permease gives MNTKRIIALLSALVAWVIVYMYLAPISDFIIDDLIGMEAGAHLTESLRFFIFEVPKVLLLLVLIIFLVGIVRSYFSAEKTRKALEGKPLFVGNIMASLLGIVTPFCSCSAIPLFLGFVEAGIPVGVTFSFLIAAPMINEVALVMLVGLFGWKVALIYVATGLIVAITAGYILEKLKLQKYVADWVFEVKSNQQAMELPQLTFNDRIKAGLDSVKEIVGKIWIYVIAGIAIGAGAHGYVPDDFLARALGADNWYSVLLAIVVGVPLYSNAAGIIPIVSVLIEKGVSLGTALAFMMSVIGLSLPEIVILKKVLKWQLIAVFVGVVATGIVIVGYIFNYWVFAV, from the coding sequence ATGAATACAAAAAGAATTATAGCGCTATTAAGTGCCCTTGTTGCCTGGGTGATCGTTTACATGTATCTGGCACCCATCTCTGATTTTATTATTGATGACCTGATAGGGATGGAAGCGGGTGCACATCTGACTGAATCATTACGTTTCTTTATTTTTGAAGTACCTAAAGTTCTACTGTTATTGGTTCTGATTATTTTTCTGGTGGGGATTGTACGATCGTATTTCTCGGCTGAGAAAACCCGAAAGGCATTGGAAGGTAAACCTCTTTTTGTGGGTAATATTATGGCATCTCTGTTGGGGATTGTAACGCCATTTTGTTCTTGTTCGGCTATACCATTGTTTTTAGGCTTTGTGGAAGCAGGAATACCTGTGGGAGTAACCTTTTCGTTTTTGATTGCTGCCCCAATGATTAACGAGGTGGCTTTGGTAATGTTGGTGGGTTTATTTGGTTGGAAGGTGGCATTAATTTATGTGGCTACCGGTTTAATTGTAGCCATAACTGCCGGTTATATTCTTGAGAAATTAAAGCTTCAGAAATATGTGGCTGATTGGGTATTTGAGGTAAAATCGAACCAGCAAGCCATGGAACTTCCTCAATTGACTTTTAACGATCGTATAAAAGCTGGTCTTGACTCAGTTAAAGAGATAGTAGGCAAGATTTGGATTTATGTGATAGCAGGTATTGCCATTGGTGCCGGAGCGCATGGCTATGTGCCCGATGATTTTTTGGCGCGTGCATTAGGAGCTGATAACTGGTATTCGGTTCTTCTGGCAATTGTGGTTGGAGTGCCGCTTTATTCCAATGCTGCAGGTATCATTCCCATTGTTAGTGTTTTAATCGAAAAAGGAGTTTCGTTAGGTACTGCTCTGGCTTTTATGATGTCGGTTATTGGTCTCTCACTTCCCGAAATAGTGATTTTGAAGAAAGTACTGAAGTGGCAATTGATTGCCGTTTTTGTGGGAGTGGTAGCAACCGGAATTGTAATTGTTGGCTATATCTTTAATTATTGGGTGTTTGCAGTGTAG
- a CDS encoding aromatic aminobenezylarsenical efflux permease ArsG family transporter, producing the protein MEEFLNSLYSNSSAPVWSALLLGLMTAISPCPLASNITAIGFISKDIENRNKVFINGLVYTLGRVFSYSLLAAVLVLGADQIKIAGVFQQYGEKILGPALIIIGLVMLGVINLKLWGVGGLTSRFQNKKEHSYLDAFLLGVLFALTFCPYSGVLFFGMLIPLTIDSSAGMILPPVFAMATGIPVVIFAWLLAYTVSGVGSLYNKIKSFEVWFRRVVAVAFVGIGIYYTISVWI; encoded by the coding sequence ATGGAAGAATTTCTGAATAGTTTATACAGCAACAGTTCTGCACCTGTTTGGTCGGCTTTGTTGCTGGGTTTAATGACAGCCATAAGCCCTTGTCCTCTGGCAAGTAATATTACAGCCATTGGCTTTATCAGTAAGGATATTGAAAACCGAAACAAGGTTTTTATCAATGGTTTGGTTTATACTTTAGGGCGCGTTTTTTCCTATTCGTTGCTGGCTGCTGTATTGGTTTTAGGAGCCGATCAGATAAAGATTGCAGGTGTTTTTCAGCAATATGGCGAAAAAATTCTGGGACCAGCTCTTATTATCATAGGCTTGGTAATGTTGGGTGTTATCAATCTGAAGCTTTGGGGAGTGGGTGGACTAACTTCGCGGTTTCAGAATAAGAAAGAGCACAGCTATTTAGATGCTTTTTTGCTGGGTGTTTTATTTGCCCTTACTTTTTGCCCATATAGCGGAGTGTTGTTTTTTGGAATGCTTATTCCTTTAACCATTGATAGTTCTGCAGGTATGATTTTGCCTCCTGTTTTTGCTATGGCCACCGGAATTCCTGTTGTAATTTTTGCATGGTTGTTGGCCTATACGGTTTCGGGCGTGGGATCATTATATAATAAGATAAAATCCTTCGAAGTGTGGTTTCGTCGCGTAGTGGCAGTAGCCTTTGTGGGCATAGGAATATATTATACAATTTCAGTCTGGATTTAA
- a CDS encoding nitrophenyl compound nitroreductase subunit ArsF family protein encodes MKNLTLIATALTFLILSVSCSSGSSKSKETASLAKADQVEVYYFHFNRRCATCNAVEEVTKQAIADNYAEKVSFESCNLDEEAGKTKGNDLGVSGQTLLIVAGDAKINLTSEAFMNARSNPDKLKALIKEKIDPLL; translated from the coding sequence ATGAAAAATTTAACTTTAATCGCTACAGCTCTTACCTTTCTTATACTAAGTGTAAGCTGTTCTTCAGGAAGTTCGAAAAGCAAGGAAACTGCAAGCCTTGCCAAAGCAGATCAAGTAGAAGTATATTATTTTCATTTTAACCGCCGTTGTGCTACCTGCAATGCTGTTGAGGAGGTAACCAAACAAGCCATTGCCGATAATTATGCCGAAAAAGTAAGCTTCGAGAGTTGTAATTTGGATGAAGAGGCTGGTAAAACTAAAGGAAACGATTTAGGTGTTTCGGGGCAGACTTTATTAATTGTTGCCGGTGATGCTAAAATCAATCTTACAAGCGAAGCTTTTATGAATGCCCGCAGTAATCCAGATAAACTCAAAGCACTGATCAAAGAAAAAATCGATCCACTGTTATAG
- a CDS encoding thioredoxin family protein — translation MEIKVLGTGCKKCKTLEAVTKQAVEELQLEATVEKVEDIQKIMSYGIMQTPGLVVDGKVVLSGQLPDITIMKGILTQQAK, via the coding sequence ATGGAAATTAAAGTTTTAGGAACTGGTTGTAAAAAGTGTAAGACACTAGAAGCCGTTACCAAACAAGCTGTTGAAGAGCTTCAGTTAGAGGCTACCGTAGAAAAAGTAGAGGATATCCAAAAAATTATGTCGTATGGCATTATGCAAACCCCTGGTTTGGTAGTGGATGGTAAAGTTGTTTTGTCAGGGCAATTACCTGATATCACTATAATGAAAGGAATACTAACTCAACAAGCTAAATAA
- a CDS encoding metalloregulator ArsR/SmtB family transcription factor — MFKEVPTEKQKKVARYAKAMGHPIRMYILELLSKQSCCYSGDLTEELPIVKSTLSQHLKELKDAGLIQGEIEAPKIKYCVNKENWEEAQNLFREFLKL, encoded by the coding sequence ATGTTTAAAGAAGTTCCGACAGAAAAGCAAAAGAAGGTAGCCCGTTATGCCAAGGCAATGGGGCATCCTATCCGAATGTATATTCTTGAATTGTTGTCGAAACAAAGTTGTTGTTACAGTGGAGATTTAACCGAAGAATTGCCCATTGTTAAATCAACTCTTTCGCAGCATTTGAAAGAACTAAAAGATGCAGGTTTGATACAGGGCGAAATAGAAGCTCCTAAGATTAAATATTGCGTTAATAAGGAGAATTGGGAAGAAGCTCAGAATCTGTTTCGCGAGTTTTTAAAGTTGTAA
- a CDS encoding indolepyruvate oxidoreductase subunit beta, protein MKSDIVLAGVGGQGILSIAATIGMAAVDNNLYLKQAEVHGMSQRGGDVQSHLRLSSQPIASDLIPKGKADIILSVEPMESLRYLPFLSKKGWLVTNTTPFVNIPEYPDMDKVIAEIQKQPNHIAIDADKIAGEVGNRRASNIVMLGAASPFIDIAYDALEEGIRKIFDRKGEKVVEVNLKALRAGKQATEEALAHMN, encoded by the coding sequence ATGAAATCAGATATAGTTTTAGCAGGAGTAGGCGGACAAGGGATATTATCGATAGCCGCAACAATTGGTATGGCTGCTGTGGATAATAACCTTTACCTCAAACAAGCCGAAGTGCATGGTATGAGCCAGAGAGGTGGTGATGTGCAATCGCATTTGCGCTTGAGTTCACAACCTATTGCATCGGACCTAATTCCTAAGGGCAAAGCGGATATTATTTTGTCTGTAGAACCAATGGAATCGTTACGATATCTTCCATTTTTATCAAAGAAAGGATGGCTTGTGACCAATACAACTCCTTTTGTAAATATTCCAGAGTATCCGGATATGGATAAGGTGATAGCAGAAATTCAAAAGCAGCCCAATCATATTGCTATCGATGCCGATAAAATAGCCGGAGAAGTAGGTAATCGACGAGCTTCTAATATTGTAATGCTGGGTGCTGCATCACCCTTTATTGATATTGCTTATGACGCTTTGGAGGAGGGGATACGAAAAATATTTGATCGTAAAGGAGAAAAGGTGGTTGAAGTCAATTTGAAAGCACTTCGGGCTGGGAAACAGGCTACCGAAGAAGCCTTAGCTCATATGAATTAA
- a CDS encoding thiamine pyrophosphate-dependent enzyme: MQKLLLLGDEAIAQGAIDAGLSGVYAYPGTPSTEITEYIQGSKIARERNIHSKWSANEKTAMETALGMSYAGKRAMTCMKHVGLNVAADAFINAAITGVNGGLVVVVADDPSMHSSQNEQDSRVYGKFAMISILEPHNQQEAYDMAYHAFELSEKYALPVMIRITTRLAHSRAGVIRKPMLDENKSSLPKDPTQFVLLPAFARRNYKHLLSTRPDLEMLSTESPYNWLMDGHDKSLGIVACGIAYNYLMENFQDRDLNHPVLKLSQYPMPRRDINHLIEECDEILVLEDGYPVIEELLKGYQEAGTPIHGRLDGTLPRDGELNPNIVAAAFNLPVEEGAPVPDLVKSRPPAMCKGCGHIDAYRALNIALEEYGPGRVFADIGCYTLGALPPYNAINSCVDMGASITMAKGAADAGLHPSVAVIGDSTFTHSGMTGLLDAVSEKTSITVIISDNFTTGMTGGQDSQALGHLENIIKGIGVEPEHIRVFKPTAANLDEMVEIMREELEYKGVSVIIPRRQCIQTLRNKSLVHKVKELGL; this comes from the coding sequence ATGCAAAAGTTACTGTTATTAGGAGACGAGGCGATTGCTCAGGGTGCGATTGATGCCGGATTATCGGGTGTTTACGCTTATCCGGGTACGCCTTCTACCGAAATTACTGAATATATACAAGGTTCGAAGATTGCCCGCGAACGAAATATCCATAGCAAATGGTCGGCCAATGAAAAAACGGCCATGGAAACTGCTTTGGGTATGAGTTATGCGGGTAAACGAGCCATGACCTGCATGAAACATGTGGGATTGAATGTAGCTGCCGATGCTTTTATTAATGCCGCAATCACTGGTGTGAATGGAGGTTTGGTGGTTGTGGTGGCAGATGATCCGTCGATGCACTCGAGCCAGAATGAGCAAGATAGTAGAGTATATGGTAAGTTTGCCATGATTTCGATTCTGGAACCTCACAATCAGCAGGAAGCATACGATATGGCTTATCATGCTTTTGAATTATCAGAGAAGTATGCTTTACCGGTAATGATTCGAATAACAACACGTCTGGCGCATTCAAGGGCGGGAGTGATTCGTAAGCCAATGTTGGATGAAAATAAAAGCTCGCTGCCTAAAGATCCCACTCAGTTTGTTTTATTACCTGCTTTTGCCCGCCGAAACTATAAACACCTTCTTTCGACACGTCCTGATTTGGAGATGCTATCAACAGAATCACCTTATAATTGGTTGATGGATGGTCATGATAAATCATTGGGGATTGTAGCATGCGGTATTGCTTATAATTATTTGATGGAGAATTTTCAGGATAGAGATTTGAATCATCCTGTCTTAAAGTTATCGCAATATCCAATGCCACGTCGCGATATCAATCATCTGATAGAGGAGTGTGATGAAATATTAGTGTTGGAAGATGGATACCCAGTTATAGAAGAATTGCTGAAAGGGTATCAGGAAGCTGGAACTCCTATTCATGGTCGCCTAGATGGTACATTGCCTCGCGATGGTGAACTCAATCCAAATATTGTTGCTGCAGCATTTAATTTACCTGTTGAAGAAGGAGCGCCGGTTCCTGATTTGGTTAAATCACGTCCGCCAGCTATGTGCAAAGGTTGTGGACATATTGATGCGTACAGGGCTTTGAATATAGCCTTGGAAGAATATGGTCCGGGAAGGGTTTTTGCCGACATTGGTTGTTATACGTTAGGTGCTTTGCCTCCATATAATGCCATCAATTCATGTGTAGATATGGGAGCATCCATTACCATGGCCAAAGGTGCTGCCGATGCCGGTTTGCATCCTTCGGTGGCGGTGATTGGCGATTCAACATTTACGCACTCCGGCATGACCGGATTGCTTGATGCAGTTAGTGAAAAGACATCGATTACAGTTATTATATCTGATAATTTCACTACCGGAATGACAGGTGGTCAGGATTCTCAGGCTTTAGGTCATCTCGAAAATATTATAAAAGGAATTGGTGTGGAACCGGAGCATATCAGAGTTTTTAAACCAACGGCTGCCAATCTGGATGAAATGGTTGAGATTATGCGCGAGGAACTCGAATATAAAGGAGTATCTGTAATTATACCTCGTCGTCAGTGTATTCAAACCTTAAGAAATAAGAGTTTAGTGCATAAAGTGAAGGAGCTTGGATTATAA
- a CDS encoding secondary thiamine-phosphate synthase enzyme YjbQ, giving the protein MIDQYEIEMREYKRGYHLVTTDILKQLPPLPEKGMMNILIKHTSAGLTLNENADYTVRDDFETIIDELIPEGHPDYTHDLEGEDDMPAHIKSSLMGATITIPITNHRLNLGTWQGIYLCEFRNLGGRRKLVVTIYS; this is encoded by the coding sequence ATGATAGATCAATATGAAATTGAAATGAGGGAGTACAAACGTGGTTATCATTTAGTAACTACGGATATTTTAAAGCAATTACCCCCACTTCCTGAAAAAGGAATGATGAATATTTTGATTAAGCATACATCAGCAGGATTGACTTTAAATGAGAATGCTGATTATACGGTTCGCGATGATTTTGAAACAATAATTGATGAGCTGATTCCTGAAGGACATCCTGATTATACGCATGATTTGGAAGGAGAAGACGATATGCCTGCTCACATAAAAAGTTCATTAATGGGAGCTACTATTACTATTCCAATTACAAATCATAGATTAAATTTAGGAACCTGGCAAGGTATCTATCTTTGCGAATTTCGAAACCTTGGAGGGCGAAGAAAATTGGTTGTTACAATTTATTCGTAA
- a CDS encoding NAD(P)-dependent oxidoreductase: protein MKKKVLVMLAVPKEEIQKVLPDWTLIYPDKEKFSKEELLEKVVDCEAVITVYGHKLDNEVIDAATNLKMIANFGAGYDNIDLKHIASRGIVVTNSPDPVTEPTAELALGLMISVARRMAEMDRKLREKKVTWGVMRNLSTTLVGKTIGIIGMGAIGKALARRAVASGMNVVYHNRNRVDVASEFALNATYLSLEDLLKTSDVVSLNMPLTPETRNMIGEAELKQMMPSAFLINTARGPVVDQSALIKALQTDVIAGAGLDVYENEPTVPDELLAMDNVVLIPHLGTATHETRKEMSTLVAENIKAFFNGEMPPNRVN, encoded by the coding sequence ATGAAGAAAAAAGTGTTGGTGATGTTGGCTGTACCTAAAGAAGAAATTCAAAAGGTACTTCCGGATTGGACCTTAATATATCCCGATAAGGAGAAATTTAGTAAAGAAGAATTGCTGGAAAAAGTGGTGGATTGTGAAGCTGTAATTACGGTGTATGGACATAAACTGGACAATGAGGTGATTGATGCAGCTACTAACCTGAAAATGATAGCCAATTTTGGAGCAGGATACGATAATATTGATTTGAAACATATTGCGTCAAGAGGCATAGTTGTTACTAATAGTCCTGATCCGGTAACAGAACCAACCGCCGAACTGGCATTGGGATTAATGATTTCCGTTGCCCGAAGAATGGCTGAGATGGATCGCAAGCTGCGTGAGAAGAAGGTAACCTGGGGCGTGATGCGTAACCTGAGTACAACTTTAGTTGGAAAAACAATTGGAATAATTGGGATGGGAGCCATAGGAAAAGCTTTGGCAAGACGGGCAGTTGCTTCGGGTATGAACGTTGTGTATCATAATCGAAATAGGGTTGATGTAGCTAGTGAATTCGCTTTAAATGCGACTTATTTGTCTCTTGAAGATTTACTAAAAACTTCCGATGTTGTATCGTTAAATATGCCATTAACACCCGAGACCAGAAATATGATTGGGGAAGCAGAATTGAAACAAATGATGCCCTCTGCGTTTTTAATAAATACAGCAAGAGGTCCTGTGGTTGATCAATCAGCTTTGATCAAGGCCTTGCAGACTGATGTAATTGCCGGTGCAGGATTAGATGTGTATGAAAATGAACCAACAGTGCCCGACGAATTATTGGCAATGGATAATGTGGTGTTGATCCCTCATTTAGGAACAGCCACTCACGAAACCCGAAAGGAAATGTCGACATTGGTTGCAGAAAATATAAAAGCATTTTTCAATGGAGAAATGCCACCAAATAGAGTGAATTAA
- a CDS encoding Fic family protein, with protein MVVMHSRYDVPEERNSHEVLPNKLGITDLKSMYKVEFEGFLKAQYLLLEQLQTKTLFNTKYIQKIHHLALHDVYSFAGQLRHVNMTKGGFLFPTAKFLPSILHDFEEKVLLKLPPIYSDKEELIYDIAKVHAELLFIHPFREANGRVARVLANLMAVKQGYDFLGFYKITQRQFQQYIFAVQSAAEENYEPMYKLIKAIF; from the coding sequence ATGGTGGTTATGCATTCGAGATATGATGTACCCGAAGAAAGGAACTCACACGAAGTTCTTCCAAATAAACTGGGCATAACCGATCTTAAATCCATGTACAAAGTTGAATTCGAAGGATTCCTGAAAGCCCAGTATTTACTTCTGGAGCAGCTTCAGACTAAAACCCTATTCAACACCAAATACATACAAAAAATACATCATTTGGCACTGCATGATGTTTATAGTTTTGCCGGACAATTACGACATGTGAATATGACCAAAGGAGGTTTTCTGTTTCCTACAGCAAAATTTCTGCCTTCGATTTTACATGATTTTGAAGAGAAAGTTTTATTGAAACTTCCTCCTATTTATTCCGATAAAGAAGAATTGATATATGATATTGCAAAAGTACATGCTGAACTTCTTTTTATTCATCCATTCCGCGAAGCAAATGGTCGTGTAGCAAGGGTTTTAGCCAACCTAATGGCTGTTAAACAAGGCTATGATTTTTTAGGATTTTATAAAATTACTCAAAGGCAATTTCAACAATATATTTTTGCAGTTCAATCGGCTGCAGAAGAAAATTACGAACCGATGTACAAACTAATAAAAGCTATTTTTTAG